In Streptomyces longhuiensis, the following proteins share a genomic window:
- a CDS encoding MerR family transcriptional regulator: MLIGEVARRSGVSARMLRHYESLGLVRPSGRTGSGYREYSGEDVRRIFHIESLRSLGLSLREIGRALDDPGFTPSTLVVDLIRQTRERIAAETELLTRLRRIDAADPSGWQDVLQIVALLQALGSKSANARQRAALSSVDEVPVPVEALVEAALSEADPNVAGALRWALARSGGRGPALLAEGLGSPVAAVRERAVQSLAELPGDEATEQLRDALANPDVVVRGHAALALGARGEADAVPTLIDMIVAGRNDTDAADALSVLASDTATTDQIAARLVDRLAHDTTQAPARGRLTQALAGISGTRASHALVELSRDADRAVALTAAYLLQRRDAQ, translated from the coding sequence GTGTTGATCGGTGAGGTGGCGCGACGGTCCGGGGTCAGTGCCCGCATGCTCAGGCATTACGAGTCGCTCGGTCTGGTGCGTCCTTCGGGGCGTACGGGCTCCGGCTATCGGGAGTACTCCGGCGAGGACGTCCGGCGGATCTTCCATATCGAGAGCCTGCGGTCGCTGGGTTTGTCGCTGCGTGAGATCGGGCGCGCGCTCGACGATCCCGGCTTCACGCCCTCGACGCTCGTCGTCGACCTCATCCGTCAGACGCGCGAACGTATCGCGGCGGAGACCGAGTTGCTCACACGGCTACGCCGGATCGATGCCGCGGACCCGTCCGGCTGGCAGGACGTCCTCCAGATCGTTGCGCTCCTCCAGGCACTGGGGTCGAAGAGCGCCAACGCGCGTCAGCGCGCCGCTCTTTCCTCGGTCGACGAGGTTCCGGTGCCGGTCGAGGCCCTGGTCGAGGCAGCGCTGAGCGAAGCGGATCCGAACGTCGCCGGGGCCCTTCGATGGGCGCTGGCGCGATCGGGCGGCCGCGGCCCGGCACTGCTGGCGGAGGGCCTCGGCTCACCGGTGGCCGCGGTGCGGGAGCGTGCCGTTCAGTCCCTCGCCGAGCTGCCCGGTGACGAGGCCACCGAGCAGCTGCGGGATGCGCTCGCGAACCCCGATGTCGTGGTCCGCGGGCATGCGGCTTTGGCACTTGGGGCACGTGGTGAGGCTGATGCGGTCCCGACGCTCATCGACATGATCGTGGCGGGAAGGAACGACACCGACGCAGCCGATGCACTGAGCGTGCTGGCGAGCGACACCGCGACGACGGATCAGATCGCAGCCAGGCTCGTCGACCGCCTCGCCCATGACACCACGCAGGCGCCTGCACGCGGGCGGCTGACCCAGGCGCTGGCGGGCATCTCGGGGACCAGGGCGTCACATGCCCTCGTGGAACTGTCCCGTGACGCGGACCGTGCCGTTGCGCTGACCGCGGCGTACCTCCTGCAACGACGCGACGCACAGTGA
- a CDS encoding HEAT repeat domain-containing protein has translation MTITRQDTDATGALEGLEDDRSSVRLRAALAVGTTPDPRFINKLIERCAIEPEFFVRDMLTWALTRHPVSMTLPALLREVRSEQTQARSQALHTLSKVGDRQAWPAITRTLLSDADDEVARSAWRAAVVLVPEGEESALATVLATQLGRGGRQTHLSLSRALVALGDVIVPALLAATTAPDPRVRAHALATQRLLHEPDTGFECAIEEAKRVVALGGSGQEGH, from the coding sequence ATGACGATCACGAGACAGGACACGGACGCGACAGGGGCGCTTGAGGGGTTGGAGGACGATCGTTCGTCCGTGCGGCTGCGGGCTGCCCTGGCGGTCGGCACGACGCCTGACCCTCGCTTCATCAACAAGCTGATCGAGCGATGCGCGATCGAGCCCGAGTTCTTCGTCCGCGACATGCTGACTTGGGCGCTCACCCGCCACCCGGTATCCATGACGCTTCCCGCGCTGCTGCGCGAAGTCCGCTCGGAGCAGACGCAGGCACGGAGCCAAGCGCTGCACACACTGTCCAAGGTCGGGGACCGGCAGGCGTGGCCGGCCATCACACGGACGCTCCTGTCCGACGCCGACGACGAGGTGGCGCGCAGCGCCTGGCGGGCCGCGGTCGTACTCGTCCCCGAAGGGGAGGAATCCGCGTTGGCCACGGTATTGGCGACGCAGCTCGGGCGCGGTGGGCGGCAGACGCATCTGAGCCTCAGCAGGGCGCTGGTCGCACTGGGGGACGTGATTGTGCCGGCTCTGCTTGCTGCGACAACGGCCCCTGACCCGCGTGTGCGCGCACACGCGCTCGCCACACAACGGCTGCTGCACGAGCCGGACACCGGATTCGAGTGCGCGATCGAGGAGGCGAAGCGCGTAGTGGCCCTCGGCGGGTCCGGCCAGGAGGGACACTAG
- the dnaE gene encoding DNA polymerase III subunit alpha produces the protein MADSFVHLHNHTEYSMLDGAQKLKPMFAEVERQGMPAVAMSDHGNMFGAYEFHKVSTGFNGVKPIIGIEAYVAPSSRRNRKQEFWGPGGQRAMSDGGEGSKDVSGGGRFTHMTMWAQNVAGLRNLFYLSTEASYSGQFPAGKPRMDRELISEHAEGIIATTGCPSGAIQTRLRLKQYDEAREVAAAYQDIFGRENYFLELMDHGLSIERDVRDGLLRLAKDLKIPLLATNDAHYIHADQADAHDNLLCIGVGKNKADEKRFRFSGNDYYLKTAEQMRDLFSEMPEACDNTLLIAERVESYDEVFDNIDEMPQFPDVPEGETQESWLRKEVMKGLVMRYGDPVPAEVLERFETEMTVIGPMGFSSYFLVVADICKYARDNKVPVGPGRGSATGSIVAYATRITELCPLEHGLLFERFLNPERINPPDVDLDFDDRQRDFMVRYVVEKYGDEYTAMVNTFGKIKAKNAIKDSSRILGYPFQHGERITKALPDDIMGKSIPLDGIFDSSHPRYGECGEIRQMYENEPDVKKVVDTAKGVEGLTRGTGVHAAAVILSKTKLTDRIPLHMRAKDGVKITGFDYPSCEDMGLVKMDFLGLRNLGVIDHAIQNIRENRAVHLATVDPGNGDTSQVVIPLDDKTTYELLASGDTFGVFQLDGGGMRTLLKAMEPTRFEDIAAALALYRPGPMAANAHMNYAHRKTGRQEIQPIHPELEEALEPILGNTFHLLIYQEQIMAIARQLAGYTLGGADLLRRAMGKKKPEVLAAEWEKFHAGMRGNDYSEESIKALWDVMLPFSGYAFNKSHTAGYGLVSYWTAYLKANYPAEYMAALLTSVGDDKDKAGIYLADARKMGVTVLQPDVNESVAEFAAIGDDVRFGLRSVRNVGDNVIESVIAGRKAGGKFSNFADFLDKVDLPALNKRAIESLIKAGAFDSLGHSRKGLSAAHEYAIDAVVPVKKAAAYGQDDLFAGQGEDGDDSQTFGVDIKLDESEWPRKQLLSTEREMLGMYVSAHPLDGTENILAANRDTTIPELIASGRTEGVVRLAGLITSVQPKMTKQGNPWAIVNLADRDGQLEVLFFPATYTLVMGALVEDSVISVQGRINDRDGTINLAGQELQVLDVTSAERSGVAPIQLHLPYHRVNDPSVRELKRILHAHPGPNPVRLSIQGPRKTTVYVLQDTVDAGSIASDIKGTFGQDTWQGVT, from the coding sequence GTGGCCGATAGCTTTGTTCACCTGCACAATCACACCGAATACTCGATGCTCGACGGCGCTCAGAAGCTGAAGCCGATGTTCGCCGAAGTCGAGCGGCAGGGCATGCCCGCGGTCGCCATGAGTGACCACGGAAACATGTTCGGTGCGTACGAGTTCCACAAGGTGTCCACGGGCTTCAACGGCGTCAAGCCGATCATCGGGATCGAGGCGTACGTCGCCCCTTCCTCGCGGCGTAATCGGAAGCAGGAGTTCTGGGGGCCCGGCGGGCAGCGGGCCATGTCGGACGGCGGCGAAGGCTCGAAGGACGTCAGCGGCGGCGGGCGCTTCACGCACATGACGATGTGGGCGCAGAACGTGGCCGGTCTGCGCAATCTGTTCTACCTGTCCACCGAGGCCTCGTATTCGGGCCAGTTCCCGGCCGGCAAGCCGCGCATGGACAGGGAGCTGATCAGCGAGCACGCCGAGGGAATCATCGCGACGACCGGATGTCCGTCCGGTGCGATCCAGACCCGGCTGCGTCTGAAGCAGTACGACGAGGCGCGCGAGGTCGCAGCCGCGTACCAGGACATTTTCGGCCGGGAGAACTACTTCCTCGAGCTGATGGATCACGGCCTGTCCATCGAGCGGGACGTCCGCGACGGATTGCTGCGCCTGGCCAAGGACTTGAAGATCCCACTCCTTGCCACCAACGACGCCCACTACATCCACGCGGACCAGGCCGACGCACACGACAACCTGCTGTGCATCGGCGTCGGCAAGAACAAGGCCGACGAGAAACGCTTCCGGTTCTCCGGTAACGACTACTACCTGAAGACCGCGGAGCAGATGCGCGATCTCTTCTCCGAGATGCCGGAGGCCTGCGACAACACGCTCCTGATCGCGGAGCGCGTCGAGTCGTACGACGAGGTCTTCGACAACATCGACGAGATGCCGCAGTTCCCTGACGTCCCCGAAGGGGAGACGCAGGAGTCGTGGCTGCGCAAAGAGGTCATGAAGGGCCTCGTCATGCGCTACGGCGACCCCGTCCCGGCCGAGGTCCTCGAGCGTTTCGAGACCGAGATGACGGTCATCGGCCCGATGGGGTTCTCCTCGTACTTCCTCGTCGTCGCCGACATCTGCAAGTACGCGCGCGACAACAAGGTGCCTGTGGGGCCGGGCCGTGGATCGGCCACCGGATCGATCGTGGCGTATGCGACGCGCATCACCGAGCTGTGTCCCCTGGAACACGGCCTGCTGTTCGAGCGGTTCCTCAACCCCGAGCGCATCAACCCGCCGGATGTGGACCTCGACTTCGACGACCGCCAGCGCGACTTCATGGTCCGCTACGTCGTCGAGAAGTACGGCGACGAGTACACCGCCATGGTCAACACCTTCGGCAAGATCAAGGCCAAGAACGCGATCAAGGACAGCTCGCGCATCCTCGGCTACCCCTTCCAGCACGGCGAGCGCATCACCAAAGCCCTGCCCGACGACATCATGGGCAAGTCCATCCCGCTGGACGGAATCTTCGACTCCTCACACCCCCGCTACGGCGAGTGCGGCGAGATCCGGCAGATGTACGAGAACGAGCCGGACGTCAAGAAGGTCGTCGACACGGCCAAGGGCGTCGAGGGCCTGACCCGCGGCACCGGCGTGCACGCGGCCGCGGTCATTCTGTCCAAGACCAAGCTGACCGACCGGATCCCGCTGCACATGCGGGCCAAGGACGGCGTCAAGATCACCGGGTTCGACTACCCAAGCTGCGAAGACATGGGCTTGGTGAAGATGGACTTCCTGGGGCTACGGAACCTGGGAGTCATCGACCACGCCATCCAGAACATCCGCGAGAACCGCGCTGTTCACCTGGCAACCGTCGACCCGGGCAACGGCGACACGAGCCAGGTCGTCATCCCGCTCGACGACAAGACCACCTACGAGCTCCTGGCCTCCGGCGATACCTTCGGCGTCTTCCAGCTCGACGGCGGGGGCATGCGGACCCTGCTCAAGGCGATGGAGCCGACCCGGTTCGAAGACATCGCGGCCGCCCTCGCGCTGTACCGCCCTGGCCCGATGGCCGCGAACGCACACATGAACTACGCGCACCGCAAAACGGGGCGCCAGGAAATCCAGCCGATTCACCCTGAACTCGAGGAAGCCCTGGAGCCGATCCTCGGCAACACGTTCCACCTGCTCATCTACCAAGAGCAGATCATGGCGATCGCCCGGCAACTCGCCGGATACACGCTCGGCGGCGCCGACCTGCTGCGCCGCGCGATGGGCAAGAAGAAGCCAGAGGTGCTGGCCGCCGAGTGGGAGAAGTTCCACGCCGGCATGCGGGGCAACGACTACTCCGAGGAGTCCATCAAAGCCCTGTGGGACGTCATGCTCCCGTTCTCCGGCTATGCGTTCAACAAGTCCCACACCGCCGGATACGGGCTTGTCTCCTACTGGACGGCCTACCTGAAGGCCAACTATCCGGCCGAGTACATGGCCGCGCTGCTCACCTCCGTCGGGGACGACAAAGACAAGGCCGGTATCTATCTGGCGGACGCCCGCAAGATGGGCGTCACCGTCCTGCAGCCGGACGTCAACGAATCGGTCGCCGAGTTCGCGGCCATCGGCGACGACGTCCGCTTCGGCCTGCGGTCGGTCCGCAACGTCGGCGACAACGTCATCGAGTCGGTCATCGCAGGACGTAAGGCCGGCGGGAAGTTCAGCAACTTCGCCGACTTCCTGGACAAGGTCGACCTGCCCGCGCTCAACAAGCGCGCCATCGAGTCTCTGATCAAGGCCGGTGCCTTCGACTCGCTCGGCCACAGCCGTAAGGGCCTCTCCGCGGCCCACGAGTACGCCATCGACGCGGTCGTACCCGTGAAGAAGGCCGCGGCGTACGGGCAGGACGATCTGTTCGCCGGCCAGGGCGAAGACGGCGACGACAGCCAGACCTTCGGCGTCGACATCAAGCTCGACGAAAGCGAATGGCCCCGCAAGCAACTCCTGTCGACGGAGCGGGAGATGCTCGGCATGTACGTCTCCGCGCACCCGCTGGACGGCACCGAGAACATCCTGGCCGCCAACCGGGACACCACGATCCCCGAACTGATCGCCTCCGGCCGCACCGAAGGCGTCGTACGCCTCGCCGGACTCATCACCAGCGTGCAGCCCAAGATGACCAAGCAGGGAAACCCCTGGGCGATCGTCAACTTGGCTGACCGCGACGGCCAACTGGAAGTACTTTTCTTCCCCGCGACGTACACGCTCGTCATGGGCGCACTCGTCGAGGACAGCGTGATCTCCGTCCAGGGCCGCATCAACGACCGGGACGGCACGATCAACCTGGCCGGTCAGGAGCTCCAGGTCCTCGACGTGACCTCCGCCGAACGCAGCGGTGTCGCCCCGATCCAACTCCATCTGCCGTACCACCGGGTCAACGACCCATCCGTACGCGAGCTGAAGCGCATCCTTCATGCGCACCCCGGGCCCAATCCTGTCCGCCTGAGCATTCAGGGACCACGCAAGACGACGGTCTACGTACTCCAGGACACCGTCGACGCAGGATCGATCGCGTCCGACATCAAGGGCACGTTCGGTCAGGACACATGGCAGGGCGTCACGTGA
- a CDS encoding DUF5988 family protein, protein MVDAKAVLEGGPDDLPERIVSVSTPGIDIKVPFRGGYEHFKVTTRQEETSQGLLPVYEWWERTELPG, encoded by the coding sequence ATGGTCGACGCGAAAGCAGTTCTCGAGGGCGGTCCTGACGATCTTCCTGAGCGGATCGTCTCCGTCTCCACACCTGGAATCGACATCAAAGTGCCCTTCCGCGGGGGGTACGAGCACTTCAAGGTCACGACACGTCAGGAGGAGACCTCGCAGGGTCTGTTGCCCGTGTACGAGTGGTGGGAGCGCACGGAACTGCCTGGGTAG
- a CDS encoding DUF6300 family protein, protein MTNSRDEDILLNLDDVPPCTRCVNDALLRARFSYSWKNASGEIVSGIRMAELCPACDQGRPAADELLTLLMVDERLDTQRMVEFGGLVAAWVESVRHHTVDMRLLDDELLRHGDL, encoded by the coding sequence GTGACCAACTCCCGTGATGAAGACATCCTCCTCAACCTCGACGACGTGCCCCCGTGCACGCGCTGCGTCAATGACGCACTGCTCAGGGCTCGCTTCAGCTATTCATGGAAGAACGCCTCCGGGGAGATCGTTTCCGGTATCCGCATGGCGGAACTGTGCCCGGCCTGCGATCAGGGCCGGCCTGCGGCAGACGAGTTGCTGACGCTGCTCATGGTCGACGAGCGCCTGGACACGCAGAGGATGGTCGAATTCGGAGGCCTCGTGGCCGCGTGGGTCGAGTCCGTACGACACCACACCGTCGACATGCGGCTCCTCGACGACGAGCTCCTGCGCCACGGCGACCTCTGA